The following nucleotide sequence is from Aneurinibacillus soli.
CGGCATATGATCTATTCGGTTCCGAAGAGCGGATATTATGTGGTTAAGAGAATGAAAGCCCGTAAGGAAGAAGGATCGCAGGTTATCGATTTTGCGACTTCTGCCCCCGATCCAGATGTTTTTCCTTATTTGGATTTTCAACATTGCATTAATAAGGCAATTGATACGTATAAAAATGATTTGTTTATCTACGGCATGCCTCAAGGCCTCTCTTCTTTGATCCAGGTTGTCCAACAGCAGCTGACTAACTATCAGATCTTCACCAGTGAGCATAATATTTTCATCACATCGGGCGTTCAACAGGCGTTGTCTTTGCTGACGATGATTCCTTTTCCGAATCGAAAGAAGAAAATAGTAATAGAGCAACCTGGATACCATTTATTCATTGAACATCTCGAAACTCACAAATGCCCGGTAATAGGAATAAAGAGAACGGCGGAAGGGATTGATTTGAAAGAATTGGAAATGATCTTTCAAACGGAAGATATCAAATTCTTTTACGCGATTCCAAGATTTCATAATCCGTTAGGTACCTCTTATACGAAAGAGGAGAAAATAAAAATCGTGGAACTGGCCCAAAAATATGATGTTTTTATTGTCGAGGATGACCAGATGGCCGATTTGGAACAGGATAGCAAAGCCGATCCCTTATACGCTTATGATACCTCATCTCGTGTCATTTATCTGAAGAGTTATTCCAAAATTATTTTTCCTGGAATGCGTATCGGGGTGGCAGTCATTCCTGATGCATTGGTTGATGTGTTCAATCGGTATAAGAAACTGCTTGATATTGATAGCTCTATGCTGTCGCAAGGGGCGTTGGAAATCTATCTGAAAAGTGGAATGTTTGAACGACACAAACAAAAAATCCGCTCGGCGTATGCACGTAGGGCAAAGATTATGGCTGATTCATTAACGCAACAATCGGAACGTAGCGGTGAAATTTTTACCTATCACGCTATGAAGCAGCCTTGTATTCATACGCATATTTTGTTGGATAAGAAGGTGTCACTGCCTCAAATGATGGCCAGGCTCAAAAAGCAGTCCATTCTGCTGGACCCGATCGATAAGCATTACTTGTCATTTTTTCCAAAAGAAAAAATAGTAAAGCTGAATGTTTCCAATGTCAAGGAAGAAGACATTGAACGAGGAATCGAGCAACTGATTGAAGAGCTTAAAAGAGTATTTTGTTAGTTGGCAGGGAGATTTTTGAGTGACCAATCGTAAAAGAAGAGGGGCTGCACCACAAGTCTAACTAGACGAATGGGTGACAGCCCCTTACATACTTTTATTTGTAGTACTCTATCTATCACTTTTAATTTTATGAATAATTTCGCATTCAATAGCATCATTTAACTTTTCTACCCTTCGATTAAGGAAAAAGGCATCGATCAAGCCCCATATTATTGAACCGATTATCAGGAGAATAGAAAAGGGAAATAAGAAATTATTAAAACTAGTACGAGCAGTAGGTCCTGATAGAAGAAGAAGCATGAAGATAGGAAAAGTACTGGTGAGAAACATTGCGCTTGCAGAACCGTAATTTTCTGTATAAAAACGATGAGCACCAAAAAAGGAAAGACCAGCCCATAATCCCCATGCTGCTGCTTTACTTTTTCTCCTTTTTAGCATCTCTGATTCAAGAATGTATAGTTCTTCTAATGTTAAGTCCTTCTTTGAAAAAGTGTTATTCATGAAATATCACCGATTAACATTAGGGATAGCTCTCGGGTTAGAATTTTGTTTTGCGTTTTTAACTAATTTTATTTCTGCTAGAATTTCGTTTTCAATTTTTTTATTTGTCTCTCTGACCATACTACTGATCAAGAATAAATCAATAAATGACCAGACTCCTAATCCTCCAAATGTTAGCAGCATTGCGACTCCTGTGCCGAATTTCCCTAAATAGAATCG
It contains:
- a CDS encoding NINE protein, with the protein product MNNTFSKKDLTLEELYILESEMLKRRKSKAAAWGLWAGLSFFGAHRFYTENYGSASAMFLTSTFPIFMLLLLSGPTARTSFNNFLFPFSILLIIGSIIWGLIDAFFLNRRVEKLNDAIECEIIHKIKSDR
- a CDS encoding aminotransferase-like domain-containing protein → MHKYLQLLNDLETLIGERPYKEGERLPSIRTLAQQYQCSKSTVIRAMDELEKRHMIYSVPKSGYYVVKRMKARKEEGSQVIDFATSAPDPDVFPYLDFQHCINKAIDTYKNDLFIYGMPQGLSSLIQVVQQQLTNYQIFTSEHNIFITSGVQQALSLLTMIPFPNRKKKIVIEQPGYHLFIEHLETHKCPVIGIKRTAEGIDLKELEMIFQTEDIKFFYAIPRFHNPLGTSYTKEEKIKIVELAQKYDVFIVEDDQMADLEQDSKADPLYAYDTSSRVIYLKSYSKIIFPGMRIGVAVIPDALVDVFNRYKKLLDIDSSMLSQGALEIYLKSGMFERHKQKIRSAYARRAKIMADSLTQQSERSGEIFTYHAMKQPCIHTHILLDKKVSLPQMMARLKKQSILLDPIDKHYLSFFPKEKIVKLNVSNVKEEDIERGIEQLIEELKRVFC
- a CDS encoding TM2 domain-containing protein gives rise to the protein MSILNKQGLTTEELQLLNSEMMIKQKSSGITWLLWLFTSYLGGHRFYLGKFGTGVAMLLTFGGLGVWSFIDLFLISSMVRETNKKIENEILAEIKLVKNAKQNSNPRAIPNVNR